In a single window of the Populus alba chromosome 16, ASM523922v2, whole genome shotgun sequence genome:
- the LOC118051833 gene encoding zinc finger CCCH domain-containing protein 30: protein MCCRLERLKLAVTPTPPTIYFDKSRPSNIDMNHLTIKTEDAFASLLELAANNDVEGFKKSIERDPSCVDEIGLWYGRQKGSKQMVNDLRTPLMVAATYGSIDVIKVILSLSDVDVNRSCGADKSTALHCAASGGAVNAVDVVKLLLAAGADCNLVDANDHRPIDVIIVPPKLQDARLILEEFLAADGSLVEQKHNLRVSIATANSNSPPLSPSQENGSPLSGSDSPMKSKLYEAPVSFVSEKKEYPVDPSLPDIKNSIYSTDEFRMYSFKVRPCSRAYSHDWTECPFVHPGENARRRDPRKFHYSCVPCPDFRKGACRRGDMCEYAHGVFECWLHPAQYRTRLCKDGTNCARRVCFFAHTVEELRPLYVSTGSAVPSPRSGTSGAAAMDFASAMNLLPGSPSAASIMSPSSFTPPMSPSGNGMSHSSLAWPQPNVPALLLPGSNMQSSRLRSSLNARDIPADYSYLPEFDAQQQQLLSELSSLTQTSLSNNSLNRSGRLKALTPSNLDDYFSAESSSPRHADQALASAVFSPTHNSAFLNQFQQQQSMLSPINTNFSPKNVDHPLLQASFASGRMSPRSVEPISPMSSRASMLAQREKQLQQLRSLSSRELGSNAAAIVGSPVNTWSKWGSSNGKPDWTVSTDELGKLRRSNSFELGNGDEPDLSWVQSLVKESPTEMKEKLTMPVSGSVAASASSSESSNVNSQIEPVDLDHVVGSWVELLQIDQLVAQQN from the coding sequence ATGTGCTGCCGGTTAGAGAGATTGAAGCTTGCAGTGACTCCTACACCACCtacaatttattttgacaaaagcAGACCCTCAAACATAGACATGAATCACTTAACTATCAAGACTGAAGATGCTTTTGCTAGCTTGCTTGAGCTTGCTGCTAACAATGATGTTGAGGGCTTTAAGAAATCTATTGAGCGTGACCCTTCTTGTGTTGATGAAATTGGACTATGGTATGGCCGACAAAAGGGCTCTAAGCAGATGGTTAATGATCTTAGGACCCCACTGATGGTTGCTGCTACATATGGTAGCATTGATGTTATAAAGGTGATTCTTTCTCTATCTGATGTTGATGTCAATCGCTCTTGCGGTGCTGACAAGAGCACTGCCCTTCACTGTGCTGCATCAGGTGGGGCTGTGAATGCTGTTGATGTTGTGAAGTTGCTTTTAGCAGCTGGTGCTGATTGTAATTTGGTAGATGCCAATGATCACCGTCCAATTGATGTTATTATTGTTCCGCCAAAGCTCCAAGATGCTAGATTGATTCTAGAAGAGTTCCTTGCTGCTGATGGTTCTCTTGTTGAGCAAAAGCACAATCTTAGGGTTTCCATAGCTACTGCGAATTCAAATTCTCCACCTCTTTCACCTTCCCAGGAAAATGGGTCTCCACTATCAGGTTCAGATTCCCCAATGAAGTCAAAGCTATATGAAGCACCTGTTTCTTTTGTATCAGAGAAGAAAGAGTATCCTGTTGATCCATCTCTCCCAGATATCAAGAATAGCATCTATTCAACTGATGAATTCCGAATGTATTCATTCAAGGTAAGGCCTTGTTCCCGTGCCTATTCCCATGACTGGACTGAGTGTCCATTTGTTCACCCAGGGGAAAATGCTCGAAGAAGGGATCCTAGGAAGTTTCATTATAGTTGTGTCCCGTGCCCTGATTTTCGAAAAGGGGCTTGTAGACGTGGAGATATGTGTGAATATGCTCATGGGGTTTTTGAGTGCTGGCTGCACCCTGCTCAATACAGAACCCGGCTGTGCAAAGATGGCACAAATTGTGCGAGGAGAGTTTGCTTTTTTGCCCACACTGTTGAGGAGCTCCGCCCATTATATGTATCCACTGGTTCTGCTGTTCCCTCTCCTCGCTCGGGTACATCAGGTGCTGCTGCCATGGATTTTGCTTCTGCCATGAACCTCTTGCCAGGATCCCCTTCAGCTGCATCCATTATGTCTCCATCATCATTCACTCCACCCATGTCTCCTTCTGGCAACGGCATGTCACATTCTTCTTTGGCCTGGCCCCAACCAAATGTCCCAGCCTTGCTTCTTCCTGGAAGCAATATGCAGTCTAGTCGCTTGAGATCTTCTCTTAATGCGAGAGACATTCCAGCAGATTACAGCTACCTTCCAGAATTTGATGCGCAGCAACAGCAGCTCCTAAGTGAGTTATCCAGTCTCACCCAAACATCTTTGAGCAATAACTCATTGAATCGCTCTGGTCGATTGAAAGCCTTAACTCCTTCAAATCTTGACGATTATTTTTCTGCTGAGAGCTCTTCTCCTCGGCATGCTGACCAGGCTTTGGCTTCAGCTGTTTTCTCCCCAACGCACAACTCTGCATTTCTGAATCAGTTCCAGCAGCAGCAAAGCATGTTATCACCTATCAATACAAATTTCTCTCCTAAGAATGTCGATCATCCTCTATTGCAGGCTTCATTTGCATCAGGCAGGATGTCTCCCCGGAGTGTGGAACCTATCTCGCCAATGAGCTCTCGAGCGTCAATGTTAGCTCAACGAGAGAAGCAGCTACAGCAGTTGCGTAGCCTCAGCTCTAGGGAGCTAGGCTCCAATGCTGCTGCTATTGTTGGCTCCCCAGTTAACACTTGGTCAAAATGGGGCTCCTCAAATGGGAAACCAGACTGGACTGTTAGTACGGATGAGCTGGGAAAGCTCCGGAGATCAAATTCTTTTGAGCTTGGTAATGGAGACGAGCCTGATCTATCATGGGTTCAATCACTTGTTAAGGAATCTCCAACTGagatgaaagaaaagttaacaATGCCTGTTTCTGGAAGTGTTGCAGCAAGTGCGTCATCAAGTGAGAGTTCAAATGTGAACTCCCAAATTGAACCTGTTGACCTTGACCATGTAGTAGGGTCATGGGTTGAGCTATTGCAGATTGATCAGCTTGTGGCTCAGCAAAACTAA